From Alcaligenes faecalis, the proteins below share one genomic window:
- the leuA gene encoding 2-isopropylmalate synthase: MLKNPSQKYRPFVAFDRDFAERTWPSKRITKAPIWMSTDLRDGNQSLIEPMNVARKLRFFEQLVKIGFKEIEVGFPSASQTDFDFVRKLIDENRIPEDVTIIVLTQSREDLIKRTAEAAAGAKRAIIHLYNACAPAFRKIVFNLSKDEIKEIALTGTRLVKNEVAKYPQTQWGYEYSPEVFSTTEPEFALDVCNAVVKAWAPAADERVILNLPATIEATTPNMYADQIEWMHNNLEQRSNVTLSVHPHNDRGTAVAAAELAVMAGADRIEGCLFGSGERTGNVCLVTLALNLYTQGVDPELDFSDIDEVRRTAEYCNQLPVHPRHPYAGDLVFTAFSGSHQDAIKKGLAQQKSDELWEVPYLPIDPADLGRSYDAVIRVNSQSGKGGVSYLLEQEHGLVLPRRMQIEFSRAIQRVTDSSGKEVTPADVYGIFESEYLNCKKHYKLLKHNIISQPHADSGQQFTIEVDVEHDGQVRTLKGSGEGAISAFVNALDLSIKIMDYNEHAIGSGAETRAAAYVEMRIGDSPSGFGVGIHADIVTSSFLAILSAVNRHTIAQQEAETTTA, translated from the coding sequence ATGCTGAAAAACCCCTCTCAAAAGTATCGTCCTTTTGTCGCCTTTGATCGCGACTTCGCTGAACGCACCTGGCCTTCCAAGCGCATTACCAAAGCGCCCATCTGGATGAGCACAGACTTGCGTGACGGCAACCAGTCCCTGATCGAGCCCATGAACGTGGCTCGCAAACTGCGCTTTTTCGAGCAACTCGTCAAAATCGGTTTCAAGGAAATCGAGGTCGGTTTCCCTTCCGCATCGCAGACCGACTTCGATTTCGTTCGCAAGCTGATCGACGAAAACCGCATTCCTGAAGACGTCACCATCATCGTCCTGACGCAGTCGCGTGAAGACCTGATCAAGCGCACGGCCGAAGCTGCTGCCGGTGCCAAGCGCGCCATCATTCACCTGTACAACGCATGTGCACCGGCCTTTCGCAAGATTGTCTTTAACTTGAGCAAGGACGAGATCAAGGAAATTGCCCTGACCGGTACACGCCTGGTCAAGAACGAAGTGGCCAAGTACCCGCAAACCCAATGGGGCTACGAGTATTCGCCCGAAGTATTCAGCACCACCGAGCCGGAATTTGCGCTGGACGTGTGTAACGCGGTGGTGAAAGCCTGGGCACCTGCCGCCGACGAGCGCGTCATCCTGAACTTGCCCGCGACCATTGAGGCCACCACGCCCAATATGTACGCCGACCAGATCGAGTGGATGCACAACAATCTGGAACAGCGCAGCAACGTAACCCTGAGCGTGCACCCGCACAACGACCGTGGCACTGCGGTAGCGGCTGCTGAACTGGCTGTGATGGCTGGCGCAGACCGTATCGAAGGCTGCTTGTTCGGTAGCGGCGAGCGCACCGGCAACGTCTGCCTGGTGACTTTGGCCCTGAACTTGTACACCCAGGGCGTGGACCCTGAACTGGACTTCTCGGACATCGACGAAGTGCGTCGCACCGCCGAGTACTGCAACCAGTTGCCCGTGCATCCCCGTCACCCTTACGCTGGCGACCTGGTCTTTACCGCCTTCTCCGGCTCTCACCAGGACGCCATCAAGAAAGGCCTGGCTCAGCAAAAATCCGACGAACTGTGGGAAGTCCCTTACTTGCCTATCGACCCGGCCGACCTGGGCCGCAGCTACGATGCGGTTATCCGCGTCAACAGCCAGTCGGGCAAGGGCGGGGTGTCCTACTTGCTGGAACAAGAGCACGGCCTGGTCTTGCCACGCCGCATGCAAATCGAATTCAGCCGCGCCATTCAGCGCGTGACCGATTCTTCCGGCAAGGAAGTGACGCCTGCAGACGTATACGGTATTTTCGAATCCGAGTACCTGAACTGCAAAAAGCACTACAAGCTGCTCAAGCACAACATCATCAGCCAGCCTCACGCCGACAGCGGCCAGCAATTCACGATTGAAGTGGATGTGGAGCACGACGGCCAGGTTCGCACCTTGAAGGGCTCGGGCGAAGGCGCGATCTCTGCCTTTGTGAATGCCCTGGATCTGTCCATCAAGATCATGGACTACAACGAGCACGCCATTGGTTCCGGTGCTGAAACCCGCGCTGCCGCTTACGTGGAAATGCGTATCGGTGACAGCCCATCGGGCTTTGGTGTGGGCATCCACGCTGACATCGTGACTTCTTCCTTCCTGGCGATCTTGAGCGCGGTCAACCGCCACACCATCGCTCAGCAAGAAGCTGAAACCACAACGGCTTAA
- a CDS encoding TonB-dependent receptor — translation MRISHLVGLSLLSAGSSWAQSSDAPPVTSLSTIEVKASEYIDLPPAYEGNHVATGGNLGLLGNRDVMNTPFSTINYTSDYIEDLQGQELRILISKNDPSVQTPGAGGTGGKDTMYIRGFRAGDVSLNGLQGLTSGRRVMAIAERLEILKGPSAVLNGMNASNDVGGSINLVTKRATDDPITNVTMSYIQPSQFGTHLDLGRRFGESNELGLRLNGVFKDGEGVVDHRTNRDKLISLGADYRLGSVKLSADLYHLEEYLSGLNRGVRLAKGLDKNPLPTPPKGNVLLGVPWAAGLTRETTALVRADWAASDKLAVYGSAGYSKSEMSNYNTKGSTLLNEQGDLKLAATRRNNTGYNLAANSGLFYNFDTGAVHHTISAGVDWNRKSSRSDNTSIKGWSETINIYDPDYPARPYVPMNGLSAPNVSYLYSAALADTLSFADGKYQLTLGLRQQWVSTKDKSGKSDNYSKNALTPTIAGVWQLRDDWMLYANYAEGLTQGMIVGDDYANEGQIFAPQKTRQYEIGMKYDSGDYALTAALFDITQPNSYESNERFNGKPNLSYDGRQRNRGVEVQVFGQIAENWRLTGGIAYLDPKIRKASNPTNEGRMAVGLSRWVAKAGIEWDTPFVQGLTLNANLHTQSKQYADASNSYYMPGVTTYDLGMRYKTRFAGKEVTLRASLENVGNKAYWVVPLSNGQGSPRTFLASATMKF, via the coding sequence ATGCGCATTTCTCATCTTGTTGGCCTGAGCCTGCTCAGTGCAGGTAGCAGTTGGGCACAATCTTCTGATGCTCCCCCGGTTACGTCTTTGTCCACCATTGAAGTCAAAGCCAGCGAATACATTGACCTGCCTCCCGCCTATGAAGGTAATCATGTCGCTACCGGCGGCAATCTGGGTTTGCTGGGCAACCGGGATGTCATGAACACTCCCTTTAGCACCATCAACTACACCAGCGACTACATCGAAGACCTGCAAGGTCAGGAACTGCGCATTCTGATCAGCAAGAACGACCCTTCCGTACAGACCCCCGGTGCAGGTGGAACGGGCGGCAAAGACACCATGTATATACGGGGTTTCCGTGCCGGTGACGTGTCTCTAAATGGTTTGCAAGGTTTGACCAGTGGCCGCCGCGTGATGGCCATCGCAGAGCGTTTAGAAATTCTCAAAGGCCCCTCTGCCGTTCTGAACGGCATGAATGCCAGCAACGATGTGGGTGGCTCGATCAACCTGGTGACCAAGCGTGCCACGGACGATCCCATCACCAACGTCACCATGTCCTATATCCAGCCTTCCCAATTCGGGACGCATCTGGATCTGGGCCGTCGTTTCGGGGAATCCAATGAGCTGGGCCTGCGTTTGAACGGCGTGTTCAAGGACGGCGAGGGCGTAGTGGACCACCGTACCAATCGCGACAAGCTGATCTCTTTGGGCGCTGACTATCGTCTGGGTTCCGTCAAACTGTCTGCCGACCTGTACCACCTGGAAGAATACCTTTCGGGCCTGAACCGAGGTGTGCGCCTGGCCAAGGGCCTGGACAAAAACCCCTTGCCCACACCCCCCAAAGGCAATGTCTTGCTGGGAGTCCCTTGGGCTGCCGGCCTGACACGTGAAACCACAGCGCTGGTACGGGCGGACTGGGCTGCCAGCGACAAGCTGGCCGTCTACGGTTCGGCGGGTTACAGCAAGTCCGAGATGAGCAACTACAACACCAAGGGCAGCACCTTGCTGAACGAGCAAGGAGACCTGAAACTGGCTGCGACTCGTCGCAACAATACTGGCTACAACCTGGCCGCCAATAGTGGCTTGTTCTACAACTTCGACACCGGCGCCGTGCACCACACCATCAGCGCCGGAGTGGACTGGAACCGCAAGAGCTCGCGCAGCGACAACACGTCCATCAAAGGCTGGTCCGAGACCATCAATATCTACGACCCGGACTACCCGGCTCGCCCTTATGTCCCCATGAATGGGCTAAGTGCGCCTAACGTCAGCTATCTGTACAGTGCCGCGCTGGCCGATACCCTGTCCTTTGCAGACGGCAAATATCAGTTGACACTGGGCCTGCGCCAGCAATGGGTCAGCACCAAGGATAAAAGCGGCAAGAGCGACAACTACAGCAAGAACGCGCTAACCCCCACCATTGCCGGTGTCTGGCAATTGCGTGACGACTGGATGCTGTACGCCAACTACGCCGAGGGTCTGACCCAGGGCATGATTGTGGGCGACGACTACGCCAACGAAGGCCAGATCTTCGCACCCCAGAAAACACGTCAATACGAAATCGGAATGAAGTACGACAGCGGGGATTACGCGCTGACGGCAGCCCTGTTCGACATCACCCAACCCAACAGCTACGAAAGCAATGAGCGTTTCAACGGCAAACCCAACCTGAGCTACGACGGTCGCCAGCGCAACCGGGGTGTGGAAGTGCAGGTGTTCGGTCAGATTGCCGAGAACTGGCGTCTGACCGGCGGCATCGCCTACCTGGACCCCAAGATTCGCAAGGCCAGCAACCCGACCAATGAAGGACGTATGGCCGTAGGCCTGTCCCGTTGGGTCGCCAAGGCCGGGATTGAATGGGATACGCCTTTTGTTCAGGGCCTGACCTTGAATGCCAACCTGCACACCCAGTCCAAGCAATATGCCGACGCCAGCAACAGCTACTACATGCCAGGCGTGACCACCTATGACCTGGGCATGCGCTACAAGACGCGCTTTGCCGGCAAGGAGGTGACCTTGCGCGCCAGCCTGGAAAACGTGGGCAATAAAGCGTATTGGGTCGTGCCTTTGAGCAATGGCCAAGGCTCACCACGTACCTTCCTGGCTTCGGCCACCATGAAATTCTAA
- a CDS encoding IS3 family transposase (programmed frameshift) → MTKYEEGLKREAVQAYLAGSLGFKSVSAQYGVDAGMLEHWVAYYREHGDAGLRKKFSHYDAAFKWSVLTRMQREALSYRQTAVLYDIRGGAGVIAGWQRAYDEGGLVALEPKRRGRLKMKPVAESPSLPSDTDDPRTREDLLKELEYLRAEVAYLKKLRAASGKSPGRAEKARVVLELRQGHALTVLLKVTGLSRSTFYYQLNAQAGERHVALKAHIRALYAQHKGRYGYRRITAALRQAGEHVNHKAVQRLMQALGLKSLVRAKKYRSYRGEQGRAAPNLLARQFEAGRPHQKWVTDVTEFKVRGEKLYLSPVMDLYNGEIVAYETSRRPVFQLVGSMLKKALARLTPTDRPLLHSDQGWQYQQPHYQRMLTDRSLTQSMSRKGNCLDNAAMESFFGTLKAEFFHLNHFESIEQLQAGIEQYIYYYNHDRIKLKLKGLSPVQYRTQAFGL, encoded by the exons ATGACGAAATATGAAGAAGGGCTCAAGCGAGAGGCCGTGCAAGCGTATCTGGCCGGTTCATTGGGGTTTAAATCTGTGTCGGCCCAGTATGGAGTCGATGCGGGAATGCTTGAGCATTGGGTAGCCTACTACCGCGAGCATGGCGATGCTGGCTTACGCAAGAAGTTCAGTCATTACGACGCGGCCTTCAAGTGGTCCGTGTTGACTCGGATGCAGCGAGAAGCGTTGAGTTACCGGCAAACCGCTGTTTTATATGATATTCGTGGTGGCGCAGGTGTCATCGCTGGCTGGCAGCGCGCGTATGATGAGGGTGGACTAGTGGCCTTAGAACCCAAACGTCGAGGACGCCTGAAAATGAAACCTGTTGCCGAATCTCCCTCGTTGCCTTCTGACACCGACGACCCGCGTACGCGCGAAGACTTGCTCAAAGAGCTTGAGTACCTGCGCGCGGAGGTGGCTTACTTAAAAAAATTGAGGGCC GCGTCAGGAAAAAGCCCAGGCCGCGCAGAAAAAGCGCGGGTCGTGCTCGAACTGAGGCAAGGCCACGCATTGACTGTACTGCTGAAGGTGACCGGGCTGTCACGCAGCACGTTCTACTACCAGTTGAACGCACAGGCAGGCGAGCGGCATGTCGCCCTGAAGGCGCACATCCGCGCTCTGTACGCACAGCACAAGGGGCGCTACGGCTATCGCCGGATCACCGCCGCCCTGCGCCAGGCCGGTGAGCACGTCAATCACAAGGCCGTACAGCGCCTGATGCAGGCACTCGGATTGAAGTCCTTGGTGCGTGCGAAGAAATACCGTTCATACCGAGGCGAGCAGGGCCGCGCGGCGCCGAACTTGCTGGCGCGCCAGTTCGAGGCCGGCAGGCCTCATCAGAAGTGGGTCACCGACGTGACCGAGTTCAAGGTGCGTGGTGAAAAGCTGTACCTCTCGCCCGTAATGGACCTGTACAACGGCGAGATCGTAGCTTATGAAACTAGCCGCCGGCCTGTGTTCCAACTCGTGGGCAGTATGCTTAAAAAGGCGCTGGCCCGGCTCACACCCACGGATCGCCCCCTGCTGCACTCCGATCAGGGCTGGCAGTATCAGCAGCCCCATTACCAACGTATGCTGACGGACCGATCACTGACCCAGAGCATGTCACGCAAGGGGAACTGCCTGGATAACGCTGCTATGGAGAGCTTCTTCGGCACGCTCAAGGCTGAGTTCTTCCACCTGAACCACTTCGAGAGCATCGAGCAGTTACAGGCGGGCATCGAGCAATATATCTATTACTACAACCACGACCGCATCAAGCTCAAGCTAAAAGGCCTGAGCCCGGTGCAATACCGAACTCAGGCCTTCGGGCTTTAG
- the rpoN gene encoding RNA polymerase factor sigma-54, translating to MLTRQSLDLRQQQTLVLTPQLQQSIKVLQLSGAELEQELAQALLDNPLLERLDVQTDVAAEPLPEAVSGEAESSWASLEFPKHQGDSDDPDWTPESAIAQDLAAYLSEQLGLLRLSDRDRALAQLLIDELDDNGYLPVSLEEVLACLPDELDIDESDLRCALAQVQSLDPAGVGARDLAECLGLQLMQQAQHLEPALLDCARYLVREHVGILASPSQLRQRCAGHYPAELVERAHHLVLKLDPKPGRAWTQNVSAYVVPDVLLIRGKDSWQAALNPLAVPRLQLVNLHDYEIEAHPALLAERQKATGLLRSVNSRFVTILRVAQAIVQMQQDFFTQGVSALKPMQLADLAAELDLHESTISRATRQKYMQTPHGVMELKQFFTVALASADGKADMSAASVRAQIAQMIRDESPTKPLSDQQITDLLQAQGLTLARRTVAKYREAEGLAPASQRKMRAAAGV from the coding sequence ATGCTTACGCGTCAGTCACTAGATTTACGCCAGCAGCAAACGCTGGTTTTGACGCCGCAATTGCAACAGTCTATTAAAGTGTTGCAGCTATCGGGGGCCGAGCTGGAGCAGGAATTGGCTCAGGCTTTGCTGGATAACCCCTTGCTGGAACGTCTGGACGTGCAGACGGATGTCGCCGCCGAGCCATTGCCCGAAGCCGTTTCGGGCGAGGCGGAATCCTCGTGGGCGAGCCTGGAGTTTCCCAAGCATCAGGGAGATTCGGACGACCCTGACTGGACTCCTGAATCGGCCATTGCCCAGGACCTGGCGGCTTATTTAAGCGAGCAGCTAGGACTGTTGCGTTTGAGCGACCGTGACCGTGCTTTGGCCCAATTACTGATCGATGAACTGGACGATAACGGCTACCTGCCTGTCTCTCTGGAAGAGGTGCTGGCGTGCCTGCCCGACGAGCTGGATATTGATGAAAGTGATTTGCGCTGCGCCCTGGCACAGGTGCAGTCTCTGGACCCGGCCGGTGTCGGTGCGCGGGACCTGGCCGAGTGCCTGGGCTTGCAGCTGATGCAACAGGCCCAGCACCTGGAACCTGCCTTGCTTGATTGCGCCCGTTATCTGGTGCGCGAGCATGTCGGCATACTGGCCTCGCCCAGTCAGCTGCGTCAGCGCTGTGCGGGCCATTATCCGGCTGAACTGGTGGAGCGGGCCCATCATCTGGTCTTGAAACTGGACCCCAAACCGGGGCGGGCCTGGACACAGAACGTCTCCGCCTATGTAGTGCCGGACGTGTTGTTGATCCGTGGCAAGGATAGCTGGCAGGCGGCCTTGAATCCCTTGGCTGTGCCGCGCCTGCAACTGGTCAACCTGCATGATTATGAAATTGAAGCGCACCCTGCCTTGCTGGCAGAACGTCAAAAAGCCACTGGCTTGCTGCGCAGCGTTAACAGCCGTTTCGTGACGATTTTGCGGGTGGCCCAAGCCATTGTGCAGATGCAGCAGGACTTCTTTACGCAGGGTGTGTCGGCGCTGAAACCCATGCAATTGGCCGATCTGGCGGCCGAGCTGGACTTGCACGAGTCCACGATTTCCCGCGCCACGCGGCAAAAGTACATGCAGACGCCGCATGGGGTGATGGAGCTTAAGCAGTTCTTTACCGTAGCCTTGGCCAGTGCCGATGGGAAGGCCGATATGTCGGCGGCTTCGGTACGGGCGCAGATCGCGCAAATGATTCGTGACGAGTCGCCGACCAAACCTTTGTCGGATCAGCAGATTACCGATCTCCTGCAGGCCCAGGGCCTGACCTTGGCGCGCCGTACGGTGGCGAAGTACCGGGAGGCGGAAGGCTTGGCACCGGCTTCACAACGCAAGATGCGGGCGGCGGCCGGGGTTTAG
- a CDS encoding DUF1840 domain-containing protein: MLVVFKSKAAADVLMFSEHAMPILRAAGRSYPDGLPERGVFTAEQLSEAIGNIERAIGQDRENKHSPHEDEDDEKEHPMSQAVSFSQRAYPLLDMLRQANNTGVPVMWEPADSSW, encoded by the coding sequence ATGCTAGTCGTCTTTAAAAGCAAAGCCGCCGCCGATGTTCTGATGTTCTCTGAACATGCCATGCCTATTCTCCGGGCCGCAGGGCGCTCTTATCCCGATGGTTTGCCCGAGCGTGGCGTGTTCACGGCAGAGCAGTTGTCCGAAGCCATTGGCAATATTGAACGAGCAATCGGGCAAGACCGGGAAAACAAGCATTCGCCCCACGAGGACGAAGACGATGAAAAGGAACACCCGATGTCGCAGGCCGTGAGCTTCAGCCAACGCGCCTACCCGTTGCTGGATATGTTGCGCCAGGCGAATAACACCGGCGTGCCGGTGATGTGGGAACCGGCAGATAGCTCCTGGTAG